One segment of Anatilimnocola aggregata DNA contains the following:
- a CDS encoding acyl-CoA desaturase: MESSAAAPSLQPDHDSLHPAGTTEPTHLHLANAPVPGVSRERDFPVEAPWPQKVAMLLAVTLPFAAVILGIVLLWQRGFMGWLYLAMLLVGWALTGLGITVGFHRLLTHRSFDTYRWVRATWMLIGALSVEGSPLVWCAVHRRHHQYSDQQGDPHSPHLAGDGWLAWWRGLWHSHSGWLFTGIWSHPEMQRYIPDLLADPVLVKLDRLYFVWILLSFIIPTAIGGLVTGTIEGAALGLLWGGFVRVFVTHHVTWSINSICHLMGQREYASGDHSRNNWVCGILSFGEGWHNNHHAFPTSARHGLRWWQFDCSWLVIRAMEFCGLAWNLRLPSAQQMADKRLVP; this comes from the coding sequence ATGGAAAGTTCTGCTGCGGCGCCGTCGTTGCAACCCGATCACGACTCTTTGCATCCCGCAGGCACAACGGAGCCGACGCACCTGCACCTGGCGAATGCTCCGGTGCCGGGCGTTTCCCGCGAGCGCGATTTTCCGGTCGAAGCACCTTGGCCACAGAAAGTGGCGATGTTGCTCGCAGTAACTTTGCCCTTCGCCGCGGTCATTTTAGGAATTGTCCTGCTCTGGCAACGCGGCTTCATGGGCTGGTTGTACCTGGCGATGCTGCTCGTCGGTTGGGCGCTGACGGGCCTGGGAATCACCGTTGGTTTCCATCGCTTGCTCACGCACCGCTCGTTCGATACTTATCGCTGGGTGCGGGCCACTTGGATGCTGATTGGCGCGCTATCGGTCGAAGGTTCACCCCTCGTCTGGTGCGCGGTGCATCGGCGGCATCACCAGTACAGCGATCAACAGGGCGATCCGCATTCGCCCCATCTGGCTGGCGATGGCTGGTTGGCCTGGTGGCGCGGGCTGTGGCATTCGCACAGTGGTTGGCTCTTCACGGGCATTTGGAGCCATCCCGAAATGCAGCGTTACATTCCCGATCTACTCGCCGATCCGGTGCTAGTGAAACTCGACCGCCTCTATTTCGTCTGGATCCTGCTGAGCTTCATCATTCCCACAGCCATTGGCGGGCTGGTTACCGGCACCATCGAAGGTGCCGCGCTCGGGCTCCTCTGGGGTGGCTTTGTGCGGGTGTTCGTCACGCACCACGTCACCTGGTCGATCAATTCAATCTGTCACCTGATGGGGCAACGAGAGTACGCTTCAGGCGATCATTCGCGCAACAACTGGGTCTGTGGAATCCTCTCGTTCGGCGAAGGGTGGCATAACAATCACCACGCCTTCCCCACTTCTGCCCGTCACGGCCTGCGCTGGTGGCAGTTCGATTGCAGCTGGCTCGTCATTCGGGCGATGGAATTCTGCGGGCTTGCCTGGAATTTGCGTTTGCCCTCGGCCCAGCAAATGGCCGACAAACGCTTAGTGCCGTAA
- the dps gene encoding DNA starvation/stationary phase protection protein Dps, translating to MADTRNDLAKAKRTKLCTLLNERLRDSIKLGLCAKQAHWNVKGENFIALHKLFDEVYGEVEDYVDNIAERITALGGIADGSVGALAKSEIPDHPVNKSNWKAHVTALSDELAAYGKLVRKDIDTTDELGDKGTADLFTGISRGVDKYLWFVESHLQD from the coding sequence ATGGCTGACACCCGCAACGATCTCGCCAAGGCGAAACGGACCAAACTCTGCACTCTCCTCAACGAACGCCTGCGCGATAGCATCAAACTGGGGCTGTGCGCCAAGCAAGCTCACTGGAACGTGAAGGGAGAAAACTTCATCGCTCTGCACAAACTGTTCGACGAGGTCTATGGCGAAGTTGAAGACTATGTCGACAACATCGCCGAACGAATCACCGCGCTCGGTGGCATCGCCGATGGCAGCGTGGGCGCACTCGCGAAGTCCGAAATTCCCGACCATCCGGTGAACAAGAGCAACTGGAAAGCGCACGTCACTGCCCTCTCCGATGAACTGGCCGCTTACGGGAAACTAGTCCGCAAAGACATCGACACCACCGACGAACTCGGCGACAAGGGAACAGCTGACCTGTTCACCGGCATCAGCCGCGGCGTCGACAAGTATCTCTGGTTCGTCGAATCGCACTTGCAAGACTAG
- a CDS encoding secretin N-terminal domain-containing protein, translated as MFASRSPASTHSDWLLPTFWRRQAHAWLLSAAAVTVTCTSAWAQAEVATTIKAYPVPAANLQTVAADLKTSLAARREVRIVVDTRANQLLVVGPVDVHQAVSDRLSGKPTVSAANPNLHTLRNVSWKDFEGQLRRVGFVPDVAGTNSGAARYKLKLGTGEEAKLTIVRNEGTVQIQASQEAAPALRKLAISLDRPAARAGEASELVAFNRAEPASVQKLLTWMQAATRPTSPASGQHQHIGEYVSMLFQPGEPPAAGPPVAPGPGGEAPAGDDIPEGGLGDFGRIGNVRIDYIEGLDVMVLTGRKSDVEKVMRLIEQIETQSLETKPEVEVFHLRHVDGRALNDVISQIYDQVFSARGGRVTIVPLVKPNALLLIGRKENLPPLRELIEQLDKPVAPDTQLQVFPLRRISAANAETTVETFFTEPGATGGATGQRAGLGTRVNIVSDARTNSLIVQASPRDLEEVAKLLEKLDSEQTGVVDEVRIFKLRNSLADELVPVLEAAISGQGGTTTGNQTTLPGAQQGGGGTNNQSGTSARPSGALQLLQVDGKGMIESGILADMQLTSDPRGNSIIVTGPAKNMALIEALIRQLDELPATEAQIKVFTIVNGDATQLAELLRQLFGQAAQGGGAGGNQGLQALLQSATGGGDSALVPLRFSVDVRTNSIVASGSTGDLNVVYKVLVRLDEGNIRERITTVYRLRNAPALEVANSLTQLRTQQQQLNQIAPNLNSAPQTLEREVIVVPEQVSNSLIVSATPRYFDEIRRVVEELDRRPNMVIIQVLLAEVSLNDLNEFGVELGLQDSLLFDRGVAGVAGLGRIGYPFNQAGIGNDNTPASLATRENVAAQALSNLSVGRTNASAGFGGLVLSAGNESVNVLIRALQQSQRMQVLSRPQVQTLDNQPAYVQVGQQVPYITSSNQTQFGIQNQTTFQDVGVILGVTPRTSPDGMIVMEIDAVKSDLGPEAEGIAISVSADGTAIRQPIINVTRAQTTVSARSGQTVILGGLITKNQSETTRRVPYLGDIPVLGRLFRFDSVDVQRTELLIIMTPYVMRTDEHVAWLNMRESERMHWCLADVGNIHGQAQHFTSSADSGISTPTIFPDETPAPEGLIAPENLGPGSAQPNNFDRAPGSPNYVPGVIPGSMVPGPNSLPFPPAVPGQSSRRPLQPTPAMPQSQPDQLSQNGGYQALQPVTPLQALPPIPQGPTQFQQQPPFQPVAQPQVQYGPQPAQFQFQSPNMQPAGMQPGTVAPAAYVPQGPNPNFTPLAR; from the coding sequence ATGTTTGCTTCACGCTCACCGGCATCCACGCATAGCGACTGGCTGCTGCCGACGTTCTGGCGCCGTCAGGCCCACGCGTGGCTGCTGTCTGCCGCCGCAGTGACTGTCACGTGCACCTCTGCTTGGGCTCAAGCTGAAGTCGCCACGACAATCAAAGCCTATCCGGTCCCTGCAGCTAATTTGCAGACGGTGGCGGCTGACTTGAAGACATCGCTGGCCGCGCGGCGCGAAGTGCGGATTGTCGTCGATACCCGCGCCAATCAATTGCTGGTCGTCGGCCCGGTCGATGTCCATCAAGCCGTCAGCGACCGCCTGAGCGGCAAACCGACTGTCTCGGCTGCTAATCCCAACTTGCACACGTTGCGCAATGTTTCGTGGAAGGATTTCGAAGGCCAATTGCGACGCGTCGGCTTCGTGCCCGATGTGGCGGGCACGAACAGCGGCGCGGCCCGCTATAAGCTGAAATTGGGAACGGGCGAAGAAGCCAAGTTAACCATCGTGCGCAACGAAGGGACCGTCCAGATCCAAGCTTCGCAGGAAGCTGCGCCAGCGCTGCGCAAATTGGCAATCTCGCTCGATCGCCCTGCTGCTCGCGCGGGTGAAGCATCGGAGCTGGTTGCCTTCAATCGCGCGGAACCAGCTTCCGTGCAAAAACTGCTCACTTGGATGCAAGCTGCCACGCGTCCCACCAGCCCCGCTTCCGGCCAACATCAACACATTGGCGAGTATGTCTCCATGTTGTTTCAGCCGGGCGAACCGCCAGCGGCGGGACCGCCAGTGGCACCTGGACCGGGTGGCGAAGCTCCCGCTGGAGATGACATTCCCGAAGGGGGCCTGGGCGATTTTGGCCGCATCGGCAATGTGCGAATCGATTACATCGAAGGGCTAGATGTGATGGTTCTCACCGGCCGCAAATCGGACGTTGAGAAAGTGATGCGCCTGATCGAACAGATTGAAACACAAAGTTTAGAGACCAAGCCCGAAGTAGAGGTCTTTCATTTGCGGCACGTCGATGGCCGCGCTCTGAACGATGTCATCTCGCAGATTTACGACCAGGTCTTCTCCGCCCGTGGTGGTCGAGTCACCATTGTCCCACTGGTGAAGCCGAATGCCTTGCTTCTGATTGGCCGTAAAGAGAACTTGCCGCCGCTACGGGAGTTGATCGAACAGCTCGATAAGCCCGTTGCGCCCGATACGCAATTGCAAGTCTTTCCGCTGCGGCGGATCTCAGCCGCCAATGCCGAAACGACCGTCGAAACGTTCTTCACCGAACCTGGTGCCACAGGCGGTGCCACCGGTCAGCGCGCCGGACTGGGTACGCGGGTGAACATTGTGTCCGACGCCCGAACCAACAGCCTGATCGTGCAAGCTTCGCCGCGCGACCTGGAAGAAGTCGCCAAGCTGCTCGAGAAGCTCGATAGCGAACAAACGGGCGTCGTCGATGAAGTTCGCATCTTCAAACTGCGCAATTCTCTCGCCGATGAACTGGTCCCCGTCCTCGAAGCGGCCATTAGTGGCCAAGGGGGAACAACCACCGGCAACCAAACGACTCTGCCTGGCGCACAGCAAGGTGGCGGTGGCACCAACAATCAATCCGGCACCAGCGCTCGTCCATCAGGTGCGCTGCAATTGCTGCAGGTCGACGGCAAGGGCATGATCGAAAGCGGAATCCTCGCCGACATGCAACTGACCAGCGACCCGCGCGGCAACTCGATCATCGTCACTGGTCCCGCCAAGAACATGGCGCTCATCGAAGCCCTCATTCGCCAACTCGATGAATTGCCCGCGACCGAAGCGCAGATCAAGGTCTTTACCATCGTCAACGGCGATGCCACCCAGCTGGCCGAGTTGTTGCGACAGTTGTTCGGTCAGGCCGCACAAGGTGGCGGAGCTGGCGGCAATCAAGGTTTGCAAGCGCTGCTGCAATCGGCCACCGGCGGTGGCGATAGCGCCCTGGTGCCACTGCGGTTCTCGGTCGACGTGCGTACCAACAGCATCGTCGCCTCGGGTTCGACCGGCGACCTCAACGTAGTTTACAAAGTCCTCGTGCGGCTGGACGAAGGGAATATTCGCGAACGGATCACGACGGTCTATCGTTTGCGGAATGCCCCCGCGCTCGAAGTGGCCAACTCGCTGACGCAACTGCGGACGCAGCAACAGCAGCTGAATCAGATCGCGCCGAACTTGAACAGTGCTCCGCAAACGCTCGAGCGCGAAGTGATTGTGGTTCCCGAGCAGGTGAGCAATAGCCTGATCGTCTCGGCAACGCCACGTTACTTCGACGAAATTCGCCGTGTGGTCGAAGAACTCGATCGGCGCCCGAACATGGTCATCATTCAAGTGCTGCTGGCCGAAGTGAGCCTCAACGACCTGAATGAATTCGGCGTCGAACTTGGTCTGCAAGACTCGCTGCTGTTCGATCGCGGTGTGGCGGGTGTCGCCGGCCTGGGACGCATTGGTTATCCGTTCAACCAGGCAGGCATTGGCAACGACAACACGCCCGCTTCGCTGGCCACGCGCGAAAATGTCGCTGCCCAGGCACTCTCGAACTTGTCGGTGGGACGAACGAACGCCTCCGCTGGCTTCGGCGGGCTGGTACTCTCGGCCGGCAATGAATCGGTGAACGTGCTCATTCGCGCGCTGCAGCAATCGCAGCGAATGCAGGTCCTTAGCCGGCCGCAAGTGCAAACACTCGACAATCAGCCTGCCTACGTGCAGGTCGGTCAGCAGGTACCTTACATCACCAGCTCGAATCAGACGCAGTTCGGCATTCAAAATCAAACGACCTTTCAAGACGTCGGTGTGATTCTCGGTGTTACGCCGCGAACCAGCCCCGATGGCATGATCGTGATGGAAATTGACGCGGTGAAATCGGACCTGGGACCAGAAGCGGAAGGGATCGCGATCTCGGTCAGTGCCGACGGGACTGCAATTCGCCAGCCGATCATCAACGTCACGCGCGCTCAGACCACGGTCAGTGCCCGCAGCGGACAGACGGTGATTCTCGGCGGTTTGATCACCAAGAACCAAAGCGAAACCACTCGCCGCGTCCCTTACCTGGGCGACATTCCGGTGCTGGGCCGCTTGTTCCGCTTCGACTCGGTCGATGTTCAGCGTACGGAATTGCTAATCATTATGACGCCCTACGTCATGCGAACAGACGAGCACGTGGCCTGGCTCAACATGCGTGAATCGGAGCGGATGCACTGGTGTCTGGCCGATGTGGGGAACATCCACGGCCAGGCTCAGCACTTCACTTCGTCGGCCGATAGCGGCATCAGCACGCCGACGATTTTTCCCGATGAAACCCCAGCTCCGGAAGGCTTGATCGCCCCCGAGAATCTGGGACCGGGGTCTGCTCAGCCGAACAACTTCGATCGGGCACCAGGAAGTCCTAACTATGTGCCGGGCGTAATTCCCGGCAGCATGGTTCCTGGCCCTAACTCGCTGCCATTCCCTCCAGCGGTGCCGGGGCAATCGAGCCGGCGACCATTGCAACCCACGCCGGCCATGCCGCAGTCGCAACCTGATCAGTTGAGCCAGAACGGCGGCTATCAAGCTCTGCAACCAGTGACGCCGCTGCAGGCCCTGCCGCCAATACCGCAAGGACCGACGCAATTTCAGCAGCAGCCGCCGTTCCAACCGGTCGCTCAGCCGCAAGTGCAATATGGACCGCAGCCGGCGCAGTTTCAATTTCAATCGCCCAACATGCAACCTGCTGGCATGCAGCCGGGCACGGTCGCTCCCGCTGCCTACGTGCCGCAGGGACCAAACCCGAACTTCACACCACTGGCTCGGTAA
- a CDS encoding aldo/keto reductase: MSKVSYRSLGRSGCKVSNLCLGTMMFGGPTSEADSHRIMHKALDLGINFIDTANMYSTGGSEIVVGKGLAGKRDRVILATKGRNKMGDGPNDQGASRVHLMHELNASLKRLGTDYVDLYYVHAPDSSTPIEETLRACDDMVRSGKVHYLACSNFRAWQVSEALGTSDKLNLNKFACVQPLYNIVNRDVEVELLPLCKERGLGVVTYSPLARGILSGKYEPGKPFPEGSRAARNDVRMRQAELRDESLEVAQALTGYCQKKGVATSHFALAWCLANPILTSIILGPRTMEQFDDNLGCLNVEVTAEDELFIDSLVPKGEHSGKGYQDPLYPVTGRGK, translated from the coding sequence ATGTCGAAAGTCTCTTATCGCTCCCTGGGCCGCAGTGGCTGCAAGGTCTCGAATCTGTGCCTCGGCACGATGATGTTTGGCGGGCCGACCAGCGAAGCCGACTCGCACCGCATCATGCACAAGGCGCTGGACCTTGGCATCAACTTCATCGATACGGCGAACATGTATTCGACGGGGGGCTCAGAGATTGTCGTTGGCAAGGGACTGGCCGGCAAACGCGACCGCGTAATCCTGGCGACCAAGGGTCGCAACAAGATGGGGGACGGCCCCAACGACCAGGGTGCCAGTCGCGTTCACTTGATGCACGAGTTGAATGCCAGCCTGAAGCGGTTGGGAACCGACTACGTCGACCTCTATTACGTCCATGCGCCCGACAGCAGTACCCCCATCGAAGAGACCCTGCGCGCCTGCGACGACATGGTCCGCAGTGGCAAGGTCCACTATCTGGCTTGCTCCAATTTTCGCGCGTGGCAAGTCAGCGAAGCGCTGGGGACCAGCGATAAGTTGAACCTCAATAAATTCGCCTGCGTTCAGCCCCTCTATAACATCGTCAACCGTGATGTCGAGGTCGAACTGCTGCCGCTCTGCAAGGAGCGTGGACTTGGCGTTGTGACTTACAGTCCGCTGGCCCGCGGCATTCTCAGTGGCAAGTATGAGCCCGGCAAGCCATTCCCCGAAGGGAGCCGCGCTGCCCGCAACGATGTGCGCATGCGCCAGGCCGAATTGCGAGACGAAAGTCTCGAGGTGGCTCAAGCCTTAACCGGCTATTGCCAAAAAAAGGGTGTCGCCACTTCGCACTTCGCGCTGGCCTGGTGCCTGGCAAACCCAATTCTCACTTCCATCATTCTCGGCCCGCGAACGATGGAGCAGTTCGACGACAACTTGGGCTGCCTGAATGTGGAAGTCACAGCCGAGGACGAACTGTTCATCGATAGCCTGGTGCCCAAGGGCGAACACTCGGGCAAGGGCTATCAAGACCCGCTCTATCCCGTGACAGGCCGAGGTAAGTAG
- a CDS encoding sigma-54-dependent transcriptional regulator: MPSVLVIDDDRTVVHFIRSAFKGQDIEVLAAATAEEGLKLLRSGKPDALLLDILLPNTTGLKLFEEVREIDANLPVIFITASGESDTAIEAMKLGAFDFLLKPLDVAKVKHLVEQALEIRRLTAIPVEVPEITASAKSDQALIGRSPQMLEVYKSIGRVAPQTVTVLIRGESGTGKELIARAIYQHSLRKGKPFLAVNCAALPDALLESELFGHEKGSFTGADHRRIGKFEQCNGGTIFLDEVGDMAPLVQAKLLRLLQEQRFERVGGNETIQTDVRIITATNRNLESMTEAGTFRPDLYYRLNGFAIKLPPLRDRGDDLLLLVEAFLFRFSRELNKPLQRVSPDALKILLEYNWPGNIRELQSVIRKALLNLTGPVLVPDFLPEEVREPRRESHDSNGGISDESRDLGRFLDGRLAANSEDIYAEAIDFMNRYVVTKVLKTAGGNQSKAAKMLGITRGSLRSKTQTIGLKIDQVVSQDDAGDAGDDE, encoded by the coding sequence ATGCCCAGCGTCCTAGTGATTGACGACGACCGTACCGTAGTGCACTTCATCCGGAGCGCCTTCAAGGGGCAGGATATCGAAGTGCTCGCGGCTGCCACGGCCGAAGAGGGGCTGAAATTGCTCCGTTCCGGCAAGCCCGACGCTCTGCTCCTCGATATCCTGCTGCCCAATACGACCGGTCTGAAGCTATTCGAAGAGGTTCGGGAGATCGACGCCAATTTGCCGGTGATCTTCATCACCGCCTCGGGGGAGAGCGATACGGCCATTGAGGCAATGAAGTTGGGTGCCTTCGACTTCCTGCTCAAACCTTTGGATGTGGCCAAGGTTAAGCACCTGGTCGAACAAGCGCTCGAGATTCGCCGACTGACCGCCATCCCGGTCGAAGTGCCGGAAATCACCGCTTCGGCCAAGAGCGATCAAGCGCTCATCGGTCGCAGCCCGCAGATGCTCGAAGTCTATAAGTCGATTGGTCGCGTGGCCCCCCAAACGGTAACGGTGCTGATTCGTGGTGAAAGTGGCACCGGCAAGGAACTAATCGCCCGCGCCATCTATCAACACAGCCTGCGGAAGGGAAAGCCCTTCCTGGCGGTCAATTGCGCCGCTTTGCCCGACGCACTGCTCGAGAGTGAACTGTTCGGCCACGAAAAGGGCTCGTTCACGGGTGCCGATCATCGACGCATCGGTAAGTTCGAACAGTGCAACGGCGGCACGATTTTTCTGGACGAAGTCGGTGACATGGCCCCGCTGGTGCAGGCCAAGTTGCTCCGCTTGCTGCAAGAACAACGGTTCGAGCGTGTCGGTGGCAACGAGACGATTCAAACCGACGTGCGGATCATCACCGCCACGAATCGCAACTTGGAATCGATGACCGAAGCGGGCACTTTTCGCCCGGACTTGTATTACCGTTTGAACGGCTTTGCCATCAAGTTGCCGCCGCTGCGCGATCGGGGCGACGACCTGCTGCTGCTCGTCGAAGCGTTCCTGTTTCGCTTCTCGCGTGAATTGAACAAGCCGTTGCAGCGTGTCTCGCCCGATGCGCTCAAGATCCTGCTCGAATACAACTGGCCGGGGAATATTCGCGAGTTGCAAAGTGTGATTCGCAAGGCCCTGCTGAATCTCACCGGGCCCGTGCTCGTTCCCGATTTTCTGCCCGAAGAAGTCCGCGAACCGCGGCGTGAATCTCACGATTCGAATGGCGGCATTAGCGACGAGAGTCGTGATCTGGGACGCTTCCTCGATGGTCGCTTAGCGGCCAACTCGGAAGATATTTACGCGGAAGCGATCGATTTTATGAATCGCTATGTCGTCACCAAAGTGCTGAAGACGGCTGGTGGGAACCAATCGAAGGCGGCCAAGATGCTGGGGATTACCCGCGGCAGCCTGCGTAGTAAGACGCAAACCATTGGCTTGAAGATCGACCAGGTGGTCTCGCAAGACGACGCTGGCGATGCAGGGGACGACGAATAG
- a CDS encoding DUF3309 family protein, which produces MSLPGLILLILLIMLLMGSFPTWSHSRSWGYGPSGGLGLILVIVLVLVLLRAI; this is translated from the coding sequence ATGTCCCTTCCCGGCCTTATCCTTTTAATCCTGCTCATCATGCTGCTGATGGGTTCATTCCCAACGTGGTCACACAGTCGCTCTTGGGGATATGGCCCTAGCGGTGGCTTGGGCCTGATCCTCGTGATTGTGCTGGTGCTCGTGCTACTGCGGGCGATATAA
- a CDS encoding DUF1328 family protein — MLQWALTFLVLALIAALLGFGGLAGTMAWIGQVLFVVFLVLFVVSLITGGVRRPIP; from the coding sequence ATGTTGCAATGGGCATTAACTTTTTTGGTGTTGGCACTGATTGCCGCCCTACTCGGCTTTGGCGGGCTGGCCGGCACGATGGCCTGGATTGGGCAAGTCCTGTTCGTGGTCTTCCTGGTCCTGTTCGTTGTCAGCTTGATCACTGGTGGCGTTCGTCGCCCCATTCCATAA
- a CDS encoding CsbD family protein gives MNWDQIAGKWTEMKGFAKQKWGELTDDELDQLSGKRDQLAGLIQQKYGLAKEETERQIKEFETSCKC, from the coding sequence ATGAATTGGGACCAAATCGCCGGTAAATGGACCGAGATGAAAGGCTTCGCCAAACAGAAGTGGGGCGAGCTGACCGACGATGAACTCGACCAACTGAGCGGCAAGCGCGACCAACTGGCGGGCCTGATTCAACAGAAGTACGGTCTGGCGAAAGAAGAGACCGAGCGACAAATCAAGGAGTTCGAGACGTCGTGCAAGTGTTAG
- a CDS encoding PRC-barrel domain-containing protein, which translates to MRSLWLSLAAVSLLAVSANAQVRVDVGNGGVQVDAPGVRANAAAPTAAAHRGSKLMGLAVKNRDNEDLGKIEDLVIDERGHVRYAAVSYGGFLGFNNKLFAVPWKALTLKHDTSNNYWVELNVSKKYIESAEGFDKEKWPTFADPEVNAKIDAFYLRDTTNPNNTIKP; encoded by the coding sequence ATGAGATCGCTCTGGTTATCTCTCGCAGCCGTATCCCTGTTGGCCGTGTCGGCCAACGCACAAGTCCGTGTCGATGTCGGCAATGGCGGAGTGCAAGTCGACGCCCCCGGTGTTCGCGCGAATGCCGCCGCTCCCACCGCAGCCGCCCATCGTGGCAGCAAGTTGATGGGCTTGGCTGTGAAGAATCGCGATAACGAAGACCTCGGTAAGATCGAAGATCTTGTCATCGATGAACGGGGCCACGTTCGGTACGCAGCTGTGTCGTACGGTGGTTTCCTCGGTTTCAACAACAAGTTGTTCGCTGTGCCGTGGAAAGCCCTGACGCTTAAGCACGACACCTCGAACAATTACTGGGTCGAACTGAACGTCAGCAAGAAGTACATCGAATCCGCCGAAGGCTTCGACAAGGAAAAGTGGCCGACGTTTGCCGATCCCGAAGTGAACGCGAAGATCGACGCCTTCTATCTCCGCGACACTACGAACCCGAACAACACCATCAAGCCTTAA
- a CDS encoding BON domain-containing protein yields MGSLGGGAMGNQMMMQAFRQQQNQSRTQNQTQQKGKVSLRTPFSVGFTTTPVATSVVNTRLQTRFANLPALKGRGSIEATMEGDVVVLRGQVATAADRKLAEDLLSLEPEVNQVRNELVIAQSSTEVPARESVAPSAPKTVSRPLER; encoded by the coding sequence ATGGGTAGCCTTGGTGGCGGCGCGATGGGGAATCAAATGATGATGCAGGCGTTCCGCCAACAGCAAAATCAAAGTCGCACGCAAAACCAGACGCAGCAGAAGGGGAAGGTCTCGCTCCGCACGCCGTTCAGCGTTGGTTTTACGACTACTCCCGTGGCGACCTCGGTGGTTAATACCCGTTTGCAGACCCGGTTTGCCAACTTGCCTGCGTTGAAGGGTAGAGGTTCGATTGAGGCGACGATGGAGGGAGATGTTGTGGTGCTGCGGGGCCAGGTAGCGACAGCTGCTGACCGGAAGCTGGCTGAAGACCTGCTTTCGCTGGAACCGGAAGTGAACCAGGTGCGTAACGAGTTGGTGATTGCCCAATCGTCGACTGAGGTACCGGCGCGTGAGTCCGTTGCACCGTCGGCCCCCAAGACCGTGAGTCGCCCGTTGGAACGTTAA
- a CDS encoding outer membrane protein assembly factor BamB family protein, which yields MIRWYLLALVGCLLTPLALLQAEDWPQFRGINGDGISLEKNLPSEWGAEVDGKQQNVAWKLEIAGKGWSSPSYSRGKVYLTTAAPKEGAEPDSNDLSLRALCIDAKSGKVVWDHEIFVQDGKTSPKIHNKNSHASPTPLVDSNRLFVHFGHQGTACLDLEGKVLWSTRELSYAPVHGNGCSPILVDGGLIFSCDGGKTPFVAALEADTGKVKWKFNRTGESGKKFAFCTPTVISVNGKQQIVSVGAGVVNSLDPATGESIWHVKHEGYSVIPKPIFGHGLVYISTSYDSAQVMAIRPDGTGDVTDTHVEWTLKKGAPHTPSLLLLGNDLYMVADKGVATCVNALTGETYWQERIGGNYSSSLLYADDKIYIQSEEGKALVLKPGTTFEKPIETGFNGERTLASYGAGDGALFIRTEKNLYRVQK from the coding sequence ATGATCCGCTGGTACCTGCTTGCCTTGGTCGGTTGTCTGCTTACTCCTCTCGCCCTCCTGCAGGCTGAGGATTGGCCGCAGTTTCGTGGCATCAACGGGGATGGGATTTCGCTCGAGAAGAACTTGCCCTCGGAGTGGGGAGCCGAGGTTGACGGCAAGCAGCAGAACGTTGCCTGGAAACTGGAAATTGCCGGCAAGGGTTGGTCGTCGCCGAGCTACTCGCGCGGCAAGGTTTATCTGACCACCGCCGCACCCAAGGAGGGTGCCGAACCCGATAGCAACGACCTTTCGCTGCGGGCTTTGTGCATCGATGCCAAGTCGGGCAAAGTGGTGTGGGATCACGAAATCTTCGTGCAGGACGGTAAGACCTCGCCCAAGATCCACAATAAGAATAGTCACGCCAGCCCAACGCCGCTCGTCGACAGCAATCGCCTATTCGTCCACTTCGGCCATCAGGGAACTGCCTGTCTCGATCTTGAGGGCAAAGTTCTGTGGTCGACTCGCGAGTTGAGCTACGCGCCGGTTCACGGCAACGGCTGCTCGCCGATTCTGGTCGATGGGGGGCTGATCTTCAGTTGCGACGGCGGCAAGACGCCATTCGTAGCCGCCCTGGAAGCAGACACCGGCAAGGTGAAGTGGAAGTTCAATCGCACCGGCGAATCGGGCAAGAAGTTCGCCTTCTGCACGCCGACAGTGATTAGCGTCAATGGCAAGCAGCAGATCGTCAGCGTCGGAGCTGGTGTGGTGAATTCGCTTGACCCGGCCACTGGCGAAAGCATCTGGCATGTAAAGCACGAGGGCTACTCGGTTATTCCCAAGCCAATTTTCGGCCACGGGCTGGTTTACATCAGCACCAGTTACGACAGTGCGCAGGTCATGGCCATTCGTCCGGACGGCACCGGCGACGTCACCGATACGCACGTCGAGTGGACTTTGAAGAAGGGCGCGCCGCACACTCCTTCGCTGCTGCTGTTGGGAAATGACTTGTACATGGTCGCCGACAAAGGGGTGGCAACTTGCGTGAACGCACTGACCGGCGAAACGTACTGGCAAGAGCGAATCGGTGGCAATTACTCTTCTTCGCTCCTGTATGCAGACGACAAGATCTACATTCAAAGTGAAGAAGGAAAGGCGCTCGTCCTGAAACCAGGAACGACGTTCGAAAAGCCAATCGAAACCGGCTTCAACGGCGAACGAACCCTCGCCTCGTATGGTGCCGGTGATGGCGCGCTCTTCATTCGAACTGAGAAGAACTTGTATCGCGTGCAAAAGTAA